The Austwickia sp. genome includes a region encoding these proteins:
- a CDS encoding GPP34 family phosphoprotein encodes MTQDQLTLAATYLLLLLDDDKGKLLVDKRYVDTGLAAATLLDLIGQGHLALDADGKPGKQRLHATGVAPADPDLAEVVRTVQDRKFGNAVEKLAGFTSFTNHAKSLRERELHRLVSAGILGAEKARVLGLFPVDRYPSLDDAVERDVRGRLEDVLARGATPDERSGALISLLYAVGALPKVFPHLDKGDLKRRGKEISAGNWAGEQVAQAINNMTAVIVAIMAATTATSASASVTSSSGS; translated from the coding sequence ATGACCCAAGACCAGCTCACCCTGGCCGCGACGTACCTCTTGTTGTTGCTCGACGACGACAAAGGCAAGCTGCTCGTCGACAAGCGGTACGTCGACACCGGCCTCGCCGCGGCGACCCTGCTCGATCTCATCGGGCAGGGTCACCTCGCGCTCGATGCCGACGGCAAGCCCGGCAAGCAGAGGCTGCACGCCACCGGGGTTGCGCCCGCTGATCCCGACCTCGCCGAGGTGGTCCGCACGGTGCAGGACCGCAAGTTCGGCAACGCCGTGGAGAAGCTCGCCGGGTTCACCAGCTTCACCAACCACGCCAAGTCCCTGCGGGAGCGCGAGCTGCACCGCCTGGTCTCGGCGGGGATCCTCGGCGCGGAGAAGGCCCGCGTGCTGGGCCTGTTCCCCGTCGACCGGTACCCCAGCCTCGACGACGCCGTCGAGCGGGACGTTCGCGGCCGCCTCGAGGACGTGTTGGCCCGCGGCGCCACCCCGGACGAGCGCAGCGGCGCGCTGATCTCCCTGCTGTACGCCGTGGGGGCCCTGCCGAAGGTCTTTCCGCACCTCGACAAGGGCGACCTCAAGCGCCGCGGCAAGGAGATCAGCGCGGGCAACTGGGCCGGCGAGCAGGTGGCCCAAGCGATCAACAACATGACCGCGGTGATCGTCGCGATCATGGCGGCGACCACGGCAACCAGCGCCTCCGCCAGCGTCACCTCGAGTTCGGGCAGTTGA
- a CDS encoding diaminopropionate ammonia-lyase, translating to MKPSRVVVNAHVDRSKVRPMETAPAAFHETLPGFAPTSLRPAPECAKALGVRSVHVKDESMRVGMPAFKILGASWATYRVMMRHFGKEPSANPSLQELRELVTQSGQDLTLVAATDGNHGRAVARMAKLLGLNSIICVPQSMVESRKKAIARNGAEVRVVAGDYDLAIKESAALADATHIVVSDTSWEGYTEPPKWVIDGYSTMLGEVISRIEAGHAPEPSVVLAQMGVGAFSAAVAAAFAPRPARMLVGVEPVTADCVTASVENGDMVQLAELPGTSMAGLDCGTPSLTAWPDNLYGFDRYATVTDEDAEEATRLLYRDYINAGESGAAGLAALLAHGAELGLKPDDDVLVFLTEGVTDPVNFARIIGEDNPLA from the coding sequence ATGAAACCGTCCCGCGTCGTCGTCAACGCCCACGTCGATCGGTCGAAGGTGCGTCCCATGGAGACGGCGCCGGCGGCCTTCCACGAGACCCTGCCCGGCTTTGCGCCGACCTCGCTGCGGCCGGCGCCCGAGTGCGCCAAGGCTCTCGGCGTACGGTCCGTGCACGTCAAGGACGAGTCCATGCGCGTCGGCATGCCGGCGTTCAAGATCTTGGGCGCCTCCTGGGCGACGTACCGCGTCATGATGCGCCACTTCGGCAAGGAGCCCAGCGCCAACCCGAGCCTGCAGGAACTGCGCGAGCTGGTGACGCAGTCCGGCCAGGACCTCACCCTGGTCGCCGCGACCGACGGCAACCACGGCCGGGCCGTGGCGCGGATGGCCAAGCTGCTTGGCCTGAACTCGATCATCTGCGTGCCGCAGAGCATGGTCGAGTCGCGCAAGAAGGCGATCGCCCGCAACGGCGCCGAGGTCCGCGTGGTCGCGGGCGACTACGACCTCGCCATTAAGGAGTCCGCGGCGTTGGCCGACGCGACGCACATCGTGGTCTCCGACACGTCGTGGGAGGGCTACACCGAGCCGCCGAAGTGGGTCATCGACGGCTACTCGACCATGCTCGGCGAGGTCATCTCGCGCATCGAGGCCGGCCACGCCCCCGAGCCCAGCGTCGTGTTGGCCCAGATGGGGGTGGGCGCCTTCAGCGCCGCCGTGGCCGCCGCCTTCGCGCCGCGCCCGGCCCGGATGCTCGTCGGGGTCGAGCCGGTGACGGCGGACTGCGTGACCGCCTCCGTCGAGAACGGCGACATGGTCCAGCTGGCCGAGCTGCCTGGGACCTCGATGGCCGGGCTGGACTGCGGTACGCCGTCGCTGACCGCGTGGCCCGACAACCTGTACGGCTTCGACCGCTACGCCACCGTCACCGACGAGGACGCCGAGGAGGCGACCCGCCTGCTGTACCGGGACTACATCAACGCCGGCGAAAGCGGCGCCGCCGGCCTCGCCGCGCTGCTCGCGCACGGTGCGGAGCTGGGCCTGAAGCCCGACGACGACGTGCTGGTGTTCCTCACCGAGGGCGTGACCGACCCGGTGAACTTCGCCCGCATCATCGGCGAGGACAACCCGCTCGCCTGA
- a CDS encoding polysaccharide deacetylase family protein, producing MSRGARVSRRVVLAATVAGAAAFVRPPDRLAETAVAQGQVAQDESESLRTLAQGRAAAARPGREQVVGRYGRVRPASWGLALPGIVTSLGSQAVADKAVALTFDACGASRRDGPGNGVDAALIALLRRHDVRATLFLNSRWVAANPRVFDDIADDPRFEIANHGTRHLPLSVSGRAAYGEIGTRDAGEAYDEVAGNHDALTWLLGRPPRWFRSGTAHYDDVAVRLVGELGERPVGFSVNADGGATFPRSQIQHTLRHAGPGDIVIGHMNRPTRETAAGYALGLPELLRRGLRTATLSEYLDRPAG from the coding sequence TTGAGCAGGGGGGCGCGGGTTTCGCGTCGCGTCGTCTTGGCCGCCACGGTGGCCGGTGCCGCGGCGTTCGTCCGTCCTCCCGATCGACTGGCGGAGACCGCGGTCGCCCAGGGTCAGGTCGCTCAGGACGAGTCCGAGTCGCTGCGCACGCTGGCGCAGGGCCGGGCCGCCGCGGCGCGTCCCGGCCGGGAGCAGGTGGTCGGCCGCTATGGCCGGGTGCGGCCGGCCAGCTGGGGACTCGCCCTGCCGGGAATCGTGACGTCGCTCGGGTCGCAGGCCGTCGCCGACAAGGCGGTTGCGCTGACCTTCGACGCGTGCGGCGCTTCGCGGCGCGACGGACCCGGGAACGGGGTCGACGCGGCGCTCATCGCGCTGCTGCGGCGGCACGACGTGCGCGCCACGCTGTTTCTCAACTCCCGCTGGGTGGCGGCCAACCCGCGGGTTTTCGACGACATTGCGGATGATCCCCGCTTCGAGATCGCCAACCACGGCACGCGGCACCTGCCGCTGTCCGTGTCCGGGCGCGCGGCGTACGGCGAGATCGGCACCCGCGACGCGGGGGAGGCGTACGACGAGGTGGCCGGCAACCACGACGCGCTGACCTGGTTGCTCGGCAGGCCCCCGCGGTGGTTCCGGTCGGGCACGGCGCACTACGACGACGTGGCGGTGCGGCTGGTCGGCGAGCTGGGGGAGCGTCCCGTCGGCTTCTCGGTCAACGCAGACGGCGGGGCGACGTTCCCGCGGTCGCAGATCCAGCACACGCTGCGCCACGCCGGGCCCGGGGACATCGTGATCGGACACATGAACCGCCCGACCCGGGAGACCGCGGCGGGCTACGCGCTCGGCCTGCCCGAGCTGCTGCGTCGCGGGCTGCGGACGGCGACCTTGAGCGAGTACCTGGACCGCCCCGCCGGCTGA
- a CDS encoding L,D-transpeptidase produces the protein MRTATALRALAATTLAIALGGAGATAAPATPAPAAPAPDVDAARAAAGTTVDVPAADLPAICRQQKNIVCIDKATRTLSYLENGQEWLSAEVRFGRVGYETPKGTWRVDTKAPDQWWSYPYRVFMPWGMKFDSKQGLYIHYSSGFALNPQTYIGSHGCVQLGDWETARKLYERVPVNTMVHIY, from the coding sequence ATGCGCACCGCCACCGCGCTTCGCGCGCTCGCCGCCACGACCCTCGCGATCGCCCTGGGAGGAGCCGGCGCGACGGCCGCCCCCGCGACGCCCGCCCCCGCGGCGCCCGCCCCCGACGTCGACGCCGCGAGGGCCGCGGCCGGAACCACGGTCGACGTACCCGCGGCCGACCTCCCGGCGATCTGCCGGCAACAGAAGAACATCGTGTGCATCGACAAGGCCACCCGCACCCTGTCCTACCTGGAGAACGGCCAGGAATGGCTGTCGGCGGAGGTCCGATTCGGCCGCGTCGGCTACGAGACCCCCAAGGGGACCTGGAGGGTCGACACCAAGGCCCCCGACCAGTGGTGGTCCTATCCGTACCGGGTGTTCATGCCCTGGGGCATGAAGTTCGACAGCAAGCAGGGCCTCTACATCCACTATTCTTCAGGCTTTGCCCTGAATCCCCAGACCTACATCGGGAGCCATGGCTGCGTGCAGTTGGGCGACTGGGAGACCGCCCGCAAGCTCTACGAGCGCGTGCCGGTCAACACCATGGTGCACATCTACTGA